In Cucurbita pepo subsp. pepo cultivar mu-cu-16 chromosome LG04, ASM280686v2, whole genome shotgun sequence, the following are encoded in one genomic region:
- the LOC111792793 gene encoding polyol transporter 5-like, which yields MTDPENKPSAISGEKTPADSRSPINPKRNNYAIACATMASMASVLFFFDVGVMSGAVIFIKKDFGISDVKVEILVGIISLYSIFGAAAAGRISDLIGRRYTMALAAGFFFFGAVLMGFATNYSFLMFGRFVAGVGTGFAGLIASVYTAEISPASTRGCLTSFPEVFINFGILLGYVSNLAFSNLPTHLSWRFMLGIGIIPSAFLVIIVLAMPESPRWLLMQGRILEAKRVLDKVSISLQESQQRLADIKIAAGIHPNVTDDVVPPPQPQKLVWKELFLHPTPAVRHILIAAIGLHFFQQASGIDGVVLYSPRIFEKAGITSSSHILLATVAVGIVKTCSILIATFLIDRIGRRPLILTSVAGKVVSLTMLATSLTIINNSHEKVRWAIVVCIATILADVAFFSIGLGPMVFVYSSEIFPLRLRAQGVSVGIIVNRITSAVVTMTFLSLYRAITIGGAFFLYAGITAVGWLFFYLVFPETRGRNLEDVQGVFGNIMCRLKKNRGGSGRMNSGGGASNN from the exons ATGACCGACCCGGAAAACAAGCCCTCTGCAATTTCCGGCGAGAAAACTCCGGCGGATTCCCGTTCTCCAATCAACCCCAAGCGAAATAACTATGCTATTGCTTGTGCAACCATGGCTTCCATGGCTTCCGTCCTNttttttttt GATGTTGGTGTGATGAGTGGAGCGGTGATTTTCATTAAGAAGGATTTTGGGATCTCCGACGTGAAGGTGGAGATTCTTGTTGGGATTATAAGTTTGTACTCTATTTTTGGCGCTGCTGCCGCCGGGAGAATCTCCGATTTGATTGGCCGCCGTTACACCATGGCTCTCGCCGCCGGATTCTTCTTTTTCGGAGCTGTTCTCATGGGTTTCGCCACTAACTATTCGTTTCTCATGTTTGGCCGATTCGTCGCCGGCGTTGGAACTGGATTCGCCGGTTTGATTGCTTCTGTTTACACCGCTGAGATTTCTCCGGCGTCCACTCGCGGTTGCCTCACCTCGTTCCCGGAG GTTTTCATTAATTTCGGGATATTGTTAGGATACGTTTCCAATTTGGCCTTCTCCAACCTCCCTACTCATTTGAGCTGGCGATTCATGCTCGGAATCGGCATAATCCCCTCCGCTTTTTTAGTAATAATCGTCCTAGCAATGCCCGAATCGCCACGCTGGCTCCTCATGCAAGGCAGAATCCTTGAAGCTAAGCGAGTCCTCGACAAAGTCTCAATCTCCCTCCAAGAATCGCAACAAAGACTCGCCGACATCAAAATCGCCGCCGGAATTCACCCAAACGTCACAGACGACGTCGTTCCACCGCCCCAGCCACAAAAACTCGTCTGGAAAGAACTCTTCCTCCACCCAACGCCGGCCGTCCGCCACATCTTAATCGCCGCCATCGGACTCCACTTCTTCCAGCAAGCCTCCGGCATAGACGGCGTCGTTCTTTACAGCCCGAGAATCTTCGAGAAAGCCGGAATCACCTCTTCCAGTCATATACTACTCGCCACCGTCGCCGTCGGAATCGTCAAAACGTGCTCCATCTTAATCGCCACGTTCCTCATCGACCGGATCGGACGGCGGCCGTTGATCCTCACCAGTGTGGCCGGCAAGGTAGTTTCACTGACAATGTTAGCGACGAGTCTGACAATCATCAACAACTCGCACGAGAAAGTGAGGTGGGCCATAGTGGTTTGCATAGCTACGATTCTGGCTGACGTGGCATTTTTCTCAATCGGATTGGGGCCCATGGTGTTTGTTTACAGCTCAGAGATATTCCCGTTGAGGCTCCGCGCACAAGGGGTGAGCGTGGGTATAATCGTAAATAGGATTACGAGTGCGGTTGTGACAATGACGTTTTTGTCCCTGTACCGTGCGATAACCATCGGTGGCGCGTTTTTCTTGTACGCCGGGATTACGGCGGTGGGTTGGCTGTTCTTTTACCTGGTATTCCCGGAAACGAGAGGTCGTAATTTGGAGGATGTTCAGGGGGTTTTTGGTAATATTATGTGCAGGTTGAAGAAAAATAGGGGTGGAAGTGGCAGGATGAACAGTGGAGGTGGGGCATCCAATAATTAG